Proteins encoded by one window of Streptomyces sp. NBC_01477:
- a CDS encoding phosphotransferase produces MTGTATKPHERVSLTALLRRYENAGEPLTFEAVPRGLLNRGWRVTTTRGRYFLKQYVAADTAEPALIVRQHRATRGLVRLGLPAAAPLPAADGGTVTLLDGDGYALFPWIDGTHREGTELTAGQSRRLGTLLGRVHTGLARVQPLPAAGPQPSADPARTHADIARLLALVRAHRPYDDFDGLAEHRLLERGDLLRRHAHRRPPDPAPEGRVQGWVHGDFHPLNLLYRGDEPAAIVDWDRLGVQPRAEEAVRAAAIFFVHPEHGRLDLRKVRAYARAYRDASGAGEGEVAAAVHRVWWERLNDFWMLHWRYERRDRRSDPLFPAASALAVWWTGEYDSVLDAFAG; encoded by the coding sequence GTGACAGGCACGGCGACGAAGCCGCACGAGCGGGTTTCGCTGACCGCCCTGCTGCGTCGGTACGAGAACGCGGGCGAACCGCTGACCTTCGAAGCCGTCCCCAGGGGGCTGCTGAACCGGGGGTGGCGGGTGACCACCACCCGGGGTCGTTACTTCCTCAAGCAGTACGTCGCCGCCGACACCGCGGAACCCGCGCTCATCGTCCGCCAGCACCGCGCCACCCGGGGCCTGGTCCGGCTCGGCCTGCCCGCCGCGGCCCCGCTCCCGGCCGCCGACGGCGGTACGGTGACGCTGCTCGACGGCGACGGCTACGCGCTCTTCCCGTGGATCGACGGCACCCACCGCGAGGGCACGGAGCTGACCGCCGGGCAGTCCCGGCGGCTCGGCACCCTGCTCGGCCGGGTGCACACCGGTCTGGCCCGCGTCCAGCCGCTGCCCGCGGCGGGCCCGCAGCCCAGCGCCGACCCCGCCCGTACGCACGCCGACATCGCGCGGCTGCTCGCCCTGGTCCGCGCCCACCGCCCCTACGACGACTTCGACGGCCTGGCCGAGCACCGGCTGCTGGAGCGCGGCGACCTGCTCAGGCGGCACGCCCACCGCCGCCCGCCCGACCCGGCGCCGGAAGGCCGCGTCCAGGGCTGGGTGCACGGCGACTTCCACCCGCTCAACCTGCTCTACCGGGGTGACGAACCCGCCGCGATCGTCGACTGGGACCGGCTCGGCGTCCAGCCGCGCGCCGAGGAGGCGGTCAGGGCCGCCGCGATCTTCTTCGTCCACCCCGAGCACGGCCGCCTCGACCTGCGCAAGGTACGGGCCTACGCGCGGGCGTACCGGGACGCGTCGGGCGCCGGCGAGGGGGAGGTCGCCGCCGCCGTCCACCGGGTGTGGTGGGAGCGGCTGAACGACTTCTGGATGCTGCACTGGCGCTACGAGCGCCGCGACCGCCGCTCCGACCCGCTCTTCCCCGCCGCCTCGGCGCTGGCCGTGTGGTGGACGGGGGAGTACGACTCGGTGCTCGACGCCTTCGCGGGGTGA
- a CDS encoding response regulator transcription factor: MSENGHIRVFLLDDHEAVRRGVSALLSVDPSIEVVGEAASAGEAMDRVPAAHPDVAVLDVRLPDGSGVEACREIRSRDRSVKCLMLTSFADDEALFDAVMAGAAGYVPKVIRGDDLISAVREVAAGHSLLDPAATAQVLDRLKEGGARSEHEERMADLTDQDRRLLDLIGEGLTNGQIGERTGLTEKSIRKYVTVLLAKLGMERHTQAEAYAARLGTGSAPGA, from the coding sequence GTGAGCGAAAACGGCCATATACGGGTATTCCTCCTGGACGACCACGAAGCGGTCCGCCGGGGAGTGAGCGCGCTGCTGTCGGTCGACCCGTCGATCGAGGTCGTCGGCGAGGCGGCCAGCGCGGGCGAGGCGATGGACCGGGTGCCGGCCGCGCACCCGGACGTCGCGGTGCTCGACGTACGGCTGCCGGACGGCAGCGGCGTCGAGGCCTGCCGGGAGATCCGCTCCCGGGACCGGTCGGTGAAGTGCCTGATGCTCACCTCCTTCGCCGACGACGAAGCCCTCTTCGACGCGGTCATGGCGGGCGCGGCCGGCTACGTCCCCAAGGTCATCCGCGGGGACGACCTGATCAGCGCGGTGCGCGAGGTGGCCGCCGGGCACTCGCTGCTCGACCCGGCCGCCACCGCCCAGGTGCTGGACCGCCTCAAGGAGGGCGGCGCCCGCAGCGAGCACGAGGAGCGGATGGCCGACCTCACCGACCAGGACCGGCGGCTGCTCGACCTGATCGGGGAGGGGCTCACCAACGGGCAGATCGGCGAGCGCACCGGGCTCACCGAGAAGTCCATCAGGAAGTACGTCACGGTGCTGCTGGCGAAGCTGGGCATGGAGCGGCACACGCAGGCGGAGGCGTACGCGGCCCGGCTGGGCACGGGGTCCGCGCCGGGGGCGTGA